The Chryseobacterium sp. JV274 sequence AGATATTGACGATTTCGGGATTCACATCCCAGTTGATATATAATAAATTCATTCCTGCAAAGATAAGAAAATAGGAATTTCTGAACTGAATGGAAGTATTTTACTGTTTTTCAATTTGATTTTCAGAATGCTAAGGGTTCGTTTGTACATCAGATAGAATTCTGTTTCTGAGCATACGAGATCTTTATCCGGGGTAAGAATGAACATAATTTAAAATGATTCTTGATGAAACATTTGGTAACTTTAGGGGACCACCAAAATAAAAAGCTATGCATCATCAGTTGGAGAAACATTATGTAAACAGGGTAGGCTGGCTTCGTGCAGCTGTATTGGGAGCGAATGACGGTTTGTTGTCCACCACAAGTATTGTCATTGGGGTTGCAGCCGCAGAACCAGACCGGCATATTATTATTCTTGCGGCACTGGCAGGTATGATTGCCGGAGCGATGTCTATGGCAGCGGGGGAATATGTTTCCGTGAGTTCGCAGGAAGATACCGAGAAAGCAGATTTACTTCGTGAAAAACGTGAGCTTGAAGAAATGCCTGAAATAGAACTTAGAGAGCTTGCCAAAGTGTATGAGAAACGAGGATGTACCAAAGAGACAGCAATGCAGGTAGCAGTTGAACTTACGGAACACGATGCATTGGGAGCACATGCCCGTGATGAATTAGGTATTAATGAAATAACGCAGGCGAAACCATTGCAGGCAGCGATGGCTTCATTCAGTTCATTTGCTGTGGGAGCTTTATTGCCGTTTAGCGTTTCTCTTTTAGCACCACTTAAACAAATGGTGTATTTCCAATATGGATTTTCAATTATATTTTTAATGCTTTTGGGAGCAATCTCTGCCAAAGCGGGAGGTTCCAGTATTAAAGTAGCCGTATTGAGGATCTGTTTCTGGGGAACTGTTGCAATGGGAATTACAGCATTTGTAGGGCACATTTTTGGAGTTAATGTAGCGTAAAGTCTGTAAAAATTATTTACATTTTATATGCCTTAAAAAGTGTATTTTACATCACAAATTCAGATAAATGAAGAATATTTTTATTTTGTTTTTTGTGGTTGTTATTAATGCAACTGTTTGCGCTCAAAAAAATAGCTACACCTATTTTATGAAGACCTGGAATTTCATAAAATATTATCATCCTGATGTTGCCAGCGGAAAAAAAGATGCCGACAGCCTGTTTTTGGAGACTATTGGGAGAGTGAATGAAAAATCAGATGAAAATGCAGTTATTACCTTTTTATCAGCAAATCTGAATCATAAATTTTCCGGTGCTCCGGTTATTGATACTCCGAAAGATGTACTCTCTGTCAATCAAGACTTCAGATGGTATCAGAACAATAAAAAAGTCAGTTTAGAAAACAAAATAGTACTGAATGATATCTACAGCCATAGATTCATTGCTGATGCTGATCAGAAAGAAAAAATACTTGCTTCTGAGACAAACGAATTTAAAAAAGATGAGAATCTGCCGCTTGCCTACCGTTTGCTGACATTGGCCAAATTGCAGGGTGCGATTGATTATCTTTATCCACATAAATATCTGATGGATAAAAATACTGAAGCCTATTTCTCGGATTTAACAGACCAAACTGTTCACTGTACTTCAAGAAAAGAGTTTGAGATTATTCTGGCAAAAGTAGTTTCCTCAATGGAAGATACCCATTCTTTCAGGTTTTATGATCAGCTTAATTATAAAAATGAAATTTTCTACAGATCATATTTTCCTCCCTTTAATTATGTGATATTGAAAGATCATATATTGGTGACCCAGCTTCTTGTACCTGAAATCTGTTCCAAAGCTAATATTCATATTGGAGATAGAATAACGGAGGTTGGAGGTAAAAGTATCCGTCAGATTATTAAAGAAAAGAAAGAATTACTTTCCACCTCTAATCCTGAAACGTTGTTGTATCTGATGTCAGATTACCAGAGAAATCTGATCTGGCCTGATGATCAGCCTCGTAAAGACTTAAAAGTAGTGTCAAAGGATAATAAAGCCTATCACGCAGATACAGAGTTTATTAATTTCACAGACAAACAACAACGAGCAATAGTAACAGAGTACATCCAAAATAAAACCCGCCTTAAGCAGCAGTACAAAATTGATCATAAAGATATTGCCTATTTTAAAATCAATGATGCTTTTGCTTTTACAAACAATATAGCTGATGATAAGCTGGATGATCATATGGATTCTATTTTCCAAGAAGCATCATCAAAAAAGGCTATTGTCTTTGATATGAGAGGATATCCGGATTGGGGTGGATTTGTATTCTATTATGTCTACAAATACTTCTCGCCCGTAGAGAACCATTTTGGAAAATACTATAAACCCAACGTGAAAAATATCGGGACCTATATTCCAATCAGTTATAAAGATTTTGGGACTTATTATTCTGATATTAAAAATAAAACCATCCATCCATACACGGGAAAGGTATTTATGATTGTCAATCCGGAGACCTTAAGTATGAGTGAATGGAATACAATGAATCTTCAGAATATTTTTCCTCAGTCCAAAACCATCGGCCAAAGAACAGCAGGTGCAGATGGTGACATCAGAACATTGAAACTGCCTGCCGGATATAACTTGGAATTTACCGGAAATGGTATTTTTTATTATGACAATTCCCAGACTCAAAAAGTAGGTGTGAGGATCAATGAATTCATTGAGTATTCTGATGATGATATTATTCAGAAACGGGATCTGGAGCTTGAAGCAGTTTTAAAAGGATTGAATTAGTTAAAAAAAGATGAGTTAGATAAAAGAAAAAGACCACCTGCAAAACGCAGGTGGTCTTTTGTATTAATAAACTATTCTCATATTTTATTTCATGAGAGGTAATTATTACTTATTTAGAAATCTCTTTTCAACCAGGTGATAAAAAATAGTGGTTATAGGGATAATAAAAATAAAAATAAATGCAAAGATCACCCATTGCCGGATATCATCTGTGAGTTCAAAGTTTTTTAATAAATAAAGATTTATTAATGCAAGGAACGGACCGTGTATAAGATATAAACTGTATGATATTTTTCCTAAAAATTCTAATGGTTTGCTTTCAAGAATAATGATTGATTTTCCTGTTGCTTTTTTGTATGTGACTAATGAATACAATAAAAAAGAGAAAGTTACCCCTGTAATTAATATCATTAAAAAACTGTTAATATCTAATAATGCGAATAGTGATAAACTTCCTATGAAAAGAATTACAGCTAAAGGAATTAAAAATTTATTGATTGTTGTCTTTTTAAATGATAAATAACAACAGATAACTCCCATGAAAAATAGAATTATAAATTCAGGTTTTGCCATTGGAATCAGCTTTTTTAATAATAATGCCAAT is a genomic window containing:
- a CDS encoding S41 family peptidase — encoded protein: MKNIFILFFVVVINATVCAQKNSYTYFMKTWNFIKYYHPDVASGKKDADSLFLETIGRVNEKSDENAVITFLSANLNHKFSGAPVIDTPKDVLSVNQDFRWYQNNKKVSLENKIVLNDIYSHRFIADADQKEKILASETNEFKKDENLPLAYRLLTLAKLQGAIDYLYPHKYLMDKNTEAYFSDLTDQTVHCTSRKEFEIILAKVVSSMEDTHSFRFYDQLNYKNEIFYRSYFPPFNYVILKDHILVTQLLVPEICSKANIHIGDRITEVGGKSIRQIIKEKKELLSTSNPETLLYLMSDYQRNLIWPDDQPRKDLKVVSKDNKAYHADTEFINFTDKQQRAIVTEYIQNKTRLKQQYKIDHKDIAYFKINDAFAFTNNIADDKLDDHMDSIFQEASSKKAIVFDMRGYPDWGGFVFYYVYKYFSPVENHFGKYYKPNVKNIGTYIPISYKDFGTYYSDIKNKTIHPYTGKVFMIVNPETLSMSEWNTMNLQNIFPQSKTIGQRTAGADGDIRTLKLPAGYNLEFTGNGIFYYDNSQTQKVGVRINEFIEYSDDDIIQKRDLELEAVLKGLN
- a CDS encoding VIT family protein, translated to MHHQLEKHYVNRVGWLRAAVLGANDGLLSTTSIVIGVAAAEPDRHIIILAALAGMIAGAMSMAAGEYVSVSSQEDTEKADLLREKRELEEMPEIELRELAKVYEKRGCTKETAMQVAVELTEHDALGAHARDELGINEITQAKPLQAAMASFSSFAVGALLPFSVSLLAPLKQMVYFQYGFSIIFLMLLGAISAKAGGSSIKVAVLRICFWGTVAMGITAFVGHIFGVNVA